A genomic stretch from Marinimicrobium sp. C6131 includes:
- a CDS encoding nitrate reductase subunit alpha yields the protein MSHLLDKLRYFQAQREPFAEGHGVTTDEDRQWERGYRQRWQHDKIVRSTHGVNCTGSCSWKIYVKNGLVTWETQQTDYPRTRPDLPNHEPRGCPRGASYSWYIYSANRLKYPKVRQSLMKLWREARQEHTDPVAAWASIVEDPAKAKSYKSRRGLGGFVRAHWDEVNEIIAASNVYTAKTYGPDRISGFSPIPAMSMVSYASGARYLSLIGGNCLSFYDWYCDLPPASPQVWGEQTDVPESADWYNSSYIICWGSNVPQTRTPDAHFLTEVRYKGTKVISITPDYSEVAKLTDQWLAPRQGTDAALAMAFGHVILKEFYVDSQSEYFTNYVKRYTDMPNLVILDDEGGRLQQGRFLRAADLVDNLGEEANPDWKTIAINSDDQRLVSPNGSIGYRWARPEGQTGRWNLENRDGKTGEEVDLQLSLKGNSDEVAEVAFPYFGCKEHDYGYFQHTEHAEVQMRKVPAKRVKLADGREVLVATVYDLTLANYGVDNGLDDPNCAHSFDDDKPYTPKWQERITGVKPEHVIRVAREFARTADKTHGRSMIIVGAGMNHWFNMDMNYRGLINMLMMCGCIGQSGGGWAHYVGQEKLRPQTGWQPLAFGLDWQRPPRQMNGTSFFYAHSDQWRYEKLNMSDLVSPLANKDKWQSSILDYNTRAERMGWLPSAPQLATNPLKLAEAAKAAGKDVKDYVRDQLVSGELKFACEDPDSPQNFPRNMFIWRSNLLGSSGKGHEYMLRHFLGTTHGLMNKDLGETGEAKPEDVTWRDEAPEGKVDLWVTLDFRMSTTCLYSDIVLPTATWYEKDDMNTSDMHPFIHPLTEAVDPVWESRSDWDIFKGIAKKFSALSNGHLGVEQDVVTTPIMHDSPGEMAQPYGVKAWWKGECDAVPGVTMPNINVVERDYPNTYHRFTSLGPLMDKLGNGGKGINWDTKEEVEFLGKLNRVHHEEGANQGRPRIESAIDACEVILSLAPETNGHVAVKAWDALGKITGRDHKHLALPKEEEKIRFRDIVAQPRKIISSPTWSGLEDEHVSYNAGYTNVHELIPWRTITGRQQFYQDHEWMLDFGEQHCLYKPPVNLKTVEPILNQRSNGNKELVLNWITPHQKWGIHSTYSDNLLMQTLSRGGPIVWLSEKDAKEAGIEDNDWIDVFNVNGAIACRAVVSQRVPEGMSMMYHAQERIINTPGSNLTKTRGGIHNSVTRAVMKPTHMIGGYAQQAYGFNYYGTVGCNRDEFVIVRKMDKVDWLDTE from the coding sequence ATGAGTCACCTTCTCGACAAGCTGCGCTACTTTCAGGCGCAGCGAGAACCTTTTGCCGAAGGCCACGGCGTTACCACCGACGAAGATCGCCAATGGGAGCGCGGCTATCGCCAGCGCTGGCAGCACGACAAAATTGTGCGCTCCACCCATGGCGTGAACTGCACCGGTTCCTGCAGCTGGAAAATTTACGTGAAGAACGGTCTGGTCACCTGGGAAACCCAGCAGACCGACTACCCGCGTACCCGGCCGGACCTGCCCAACCACGAACCTCGTGGCTGCCCGCGCGGTGCCAGTTACTCCTGGTACATCTACAGCGCCAACCGCCTGAAATACCCCAAGGTGCGCCAGTCCCTGATGAAGCTCTGGCGCGAAGCCCGTCAGGAGCATACCGATCCGGTGGCCGCCTGGGCGTCCATTGTCGAAGACCCGGCCAAGGCGAAAAGCTACAAATCCCGTCGCGGCCTCGGTGGCTTTGTGCGGGCGCACTGGGATGAAGTGAATGAAATCATTGCCGCCTCGAACGTTTACACCGCAAAAACCTATGGTCCGGATCGGATCTCCGGCTTCTCGCCGATTCCCGCGATGTCGATGGTGTCCTACGCCTCCGGCGCCCGTTACCTGTCGTTGATCGGCGGCAACTGCCTGAGCTTTTACGACTGGTACTGCGATCTGCCTCCCGCCTCACCACAGGTCTGGGGCGAGCAGACCGACGTGCCGGAATCCGCCGACTGGTACAACTCCTCTTACATCATCTGCTGGGGTTCCAACGTGCCCCAGACCCGCACCCCGGATGCCCACTTCCTGACCGAAGTACGCTACAAGGGCACCAAGGTCATCAGCATCACGCCGGACTACTCCGAAGTCGCCAAACTGACCGACCAATGGCTGGCGCCCCGTCAGGGTACCGATGCGGCCCTGGCCATGGCCTTCGGTCACGTGATTCTGAAAGAGTTCTACGTCGATTCCCAGAGTGAGTACTTCACTAACTACGTGAAGCGCTACACCGATATGCCCAACCTGGTCATCCTGGATGACGAAGGCGGTCGTCTGCAGCAGGGCCGCTTCCTGCGCGCGGCGGATCTGGTGGATAACCTGGGCGAGGAAGCCAACCCGGACTGGAAAACCATCGCCATCAACAGCGACGACCAGCGTCTGGTCAGCCCCAACGGCTCCATCGGTTACCGCTGGGCCCGCCCGGAGGGCCAAACAGGCCGGTGGAACCTGGAAAACCGCGATGGCAAAACCGGAGAAGAAGTGGATCTGCAGCTGTCCCTGAAAGGCAACAGCGATGAAGTGGCCGAAGTTGCTTTCCCCTACTTCGGTTGTAAAGAGCACGACTACGGTTATTTCCAGCACACCGAACACGCCGAAGTGCAGATGCGCAAGGTGCCGGCCAAACGCGTCAAACTGGCCGATGGCCGCGAGGTGCTGGTCGCTACCGTGTACGACCTGACCCTGGCCAACTATGGTGTCGACAACGGTCTGGACGATCCCAACTGCGCCCATAGTTTTGATGACGACAAGCCCTACACGCCCAAGTGGCAGGAGCGCATCACCGGCGTCAAACCCGAACATGTGATCAGGGTTGCCCGGGAGTTTGCCCGCACCGCCGATAAAACTCACGGCCGCTCCATGATCATTGTCGGCGCCGGTATGAACCACTGGTTCAACATGGACATGAACTACCGCGGGCTGATCAACATGTTGATGATGTGTGGCTGCATCGGTCAGAGCGGTGGTGGCTGGGCCCACTATGTGGGCCAGGAAAAACTGCGTCCGCAAACCGGTTGGCAGCCCCTGGCCTTTGGCCTGGACTGGCAGCGTCCGCCCCGCCAGATGAACGGTACCTCATTCTTCTACGCCCACTCCGATCAGTGGCGCTACGAAAAACTGAACATGAGCGACCTGGTATCGCCCCTGGCGAACAAGGACAAATGGCAGTCCAGCATTCTGGATTACAACACCCGCGCCGAGCGCATGGGCTGGTTGCCGTCCGCCCCGCAGTTGGCGACCAACCCGCTGAAGCTGGCCGAAGCGGCCAAGGCGGCCGGTAAAGACGTCAAAGACTATGTGCGCGATCAGTTGGTCAGTGGCGAGCTGAAGTTCGCCTGCGAAGATCCGGACAGCCCCCAGAACTTCCCGCGCAATATGTTCATCTGGCGCTCCAACCTGCTGGGCTCCAGCGGCAAGGGCCACGAGTATATGTTGCGCCACTTCCTGGGCACCACGCACGGTCTGATGAACAAGGATCTGGGCGAAACCGGCGAGGCCAAGCCCGAAGACGTCACCTGGCGCGATGAGGCACCGGAAGGCAAGGTGGACCTGTGGGTCACCCTGGACTTCCGTATGTCCACCACTTGCCTGTATTCCGATATCGTTCTGCCGACCGCGACCTGGTACGAAAAGGACGATATGAACACCTCGGATATGCACCCCTTTATCCACCCGCTTACCGAAGCGGTGGACCCGGTGTGGGAATCGCGCAGCGACTGGGACATCTTCAAAGGCATCGCCAAAAAATTCTCGGCGCTGAGCAACGGCCATCTGGGGGTGGAGCAGGATGTGGTGACCACACCGATCATGCACGACTCCCCGGGAGAGATGGCTCAGCCCTACGGCGTCAAAGCCTGGTGGAAAGGCGAGTGCGATGCGGTGCCCGGTGTGACCATGCCCAACATCAATGTGGTGGAGCGGGATTACCCCAACACCTATCACCGGTTCACCTCCCTCGGCCCCTTGATGGACAAGCTGGGCAATGGCGGTAAGGGCATCAACTGGGATACCAAAGAGGAAGTCGAGTTCCTCGGTAAGCTCAACCGCGTGCATCACGAAGAGGGCGCCAACCAGGGCCGCCCGCGGATCGAGTCCGCCATTGATGCCTGTGAGGTGATCCTGTCCCTCGCGCCGGAAACCAACGGCCATGTGGCGGTAAAAGCCTGGGACGCCCTGGGCAAAATTACCGGCCGGGATCACAAGCACCTGGCGCTGCCCAAGGAAGAGGAAAAGATCCGCTTCCGCGACATCGTCGCCCAGCCGCGCAAGATCATTTCCTCACCCACCTGGTCGGGTCTGGAAGACGAGCACGTGTCCTACAACGCAGGCTACACCAACGTGCATGAGCTGATCCCTTGGCGCACCATCACCGGTCGTCAGCAGTTCTATCAGGATCACGAGTGGATGCTCGACTTCGGTGAGCAACACTGCCTGTACAAGCCGCCGGTAAACCTGAAAACCGTCGAGCCGATTCTCAATCAGCGCAGCAATGGCAACAAAGAGCTGGTGCTCAACTGGATCACCCCGCACCAAAAATGGGGCATCCACAGCACCTACTCGGACAACCTGCTGATGCAGACACTGTCCCGCGGTGGCCCGATCGTGTGGCTGAGCGAGAAGGACGCGAAGGAAGCGGGTATTGAGGACAACGACTGGATCGACGTGTTCAACGTCAACGGCGCCATCGCCTGTCGCGCGGTCGTCTCCCAGCGGGTGCCCGAGGGCATGAGCATGATGTATCACGCCCAGGAGCGGATCATCAACACGCCCGGATCGAACCTGACCAAAACCCGCGGCGGGATTCACAACTCCGTGACCCGTGCGGTGATGAAACCCACCCATATGATC
- a CDS encoding O-acetylhomoserine aminocarboxypropyltransferase/cysteine synthase family protein codes for MKLESLALHCGYEPEPTTHAATTPIYQTTSYTFDDTQHGADLFDLKVQGNIYTRIMNPTNAVLETRVAAMEGGIGALALASGMAAITYSIQCIADAGDNIVSTSQLYGGTYNLFAHSFPRQGIDVRMASFDDLEKMESLIDDKTKALFCESIGNPAGNIVDLQALADIAHRHGIPLIVDNTVATPFLCKPFEFGADIVVHSLTKYIGGHGTTVGGVIVDSGKFDWVANKKRFPMLNEPDPSYHNVIYTEALGEAAYIGRCRVVPLRNTGSALAPHSAFLIMQGLETLGIRMERHCENALKVAQHLKQHPKVSWVNYAALPDSPYNGLCQKISGGRASGILSFGIKGGKEAGAQFIDALQMILRLVNIGDAKSLACHPATTTHRQLNEEELKSAGVSADLVRLSIGIEHIDDIIADIDQALEKVSG; via the coding sequence ATGAAGCTGGAATCACTGGCCCTACACTGCGGGTACGAGCCCGAACCAACCACCCATGCGGCCACCACCCCCATCTATCAGACCACCTCCTACACCTTTGATGACACCCAACACGGGGCCGACCTGTTCGATCTGAAGGTGCAGGGCAACATCTACACGCGCATCATGAACCCCACCAACGCGGTACTGGAAACGCGGGTCGCGGCAATGGAAGGGGGTATCGGTGCCCTGGCGTTGGCCTCGGGTATGGCCGCGATCACCTACTCCATTCAATGTATCGCCGATGCCGGCGACAATATCGTCAGCACCAGTCAGTTGTACGGCGGCACCTACAACCTGTTTGCCCACAGCTTCCCCCGTCAGGGCATCGATGTGCGCATGGCGTCCTTTGATGATCTGGAAAAAATGGAAAGCCTGATCGACGACAAAACCAAGGCGCTGTTCTGCGAGTCGATTGGCAATCCCGCCGGTAATATTGTGGACCTGCAGGCGCTTGCGGATATCGCCCACCGTCACGGCATTCCGCTGATTGTGGACAACACCGTCGCCACTCCCTTCCTGTGCAAGCCGTTCGAGTTCGGCGCGGACATCGTGGTCCACTCGCTTACCAAATACATTGGCGGCCACGGCACCACCGTGGGCGGCGTTATTGTGGACTCGGGCAAATTCGATTGGGTCGCCAACAAAAAGCGCTTCCCGATGCTCAATGAGCCGGACCCCTCCTACCACAATGTGATTTACACCGAAGCCCTGGGCGAGGCCGCTTACATTGGCCGCTGCCGCGTAGTGCCGCTGCGCAACACCGGTTCAGCTCTGGCACCGCACAGCGCCTTCCTGATCATGCAGGGCTTGGAGACGTTGGGCATTCGCATGGAGCGTCACTGCGAGAACGCATTGAAGGTCGCCCAACACCTGAAGCAGCATCCCAAAGTCAGCTGGGTGAATTACGCCGCCCTGCCGGACAGCCCCTACAACGGTCTGTGCCAAAAAATCAGCGGCGGACGCGCCTCGGGCATTCTGAGCTTCGGCATCAAGGGTGGTAAGGAAGCGGGCGCGCAGTTTATCGATGCCCTGCAGATGATTCTGCGCCTGGTGAACATCGGCGATGCCAAGTCCCTGGCCTGCCATCCGGCCACCACCACCCACCGTCAGTTGAACGAGGAAGAGCTGAAATCCGCAGGTGTGTCGGCGGACTTGGTGCGACTGTCCATTGGTATTGAGCATATCGATGATATTATTGCCGATATCGATCAGGCGCTGGAGAAAGTCAGCGGCTGA
- a CDS encoding ATP-binding protein encodes MRTQSLVLSIKLALAGIVALAALTMAASYWLSDRADSDAHAINLAGSLRMQTYHLLALEESPAASAERREQVLDQLESTWNHPLFELLRHRSPALEQRLETTEAQWRQLRTQLNNLNADERIAATEALVEQIDATVGELQRHAETNASLLRLVQVIALFTILALAAVVVYWLHLRVEQPLAELLGVTRRVSQGDYEHRLAPRYMDELGEVAESFNQMSRAIAYAHGEMEAQIAQQTRELQRSNTTLEFLYQTAQAIIEQEPEGIDFQPIITRAAEISQVDDLELCLITPSGDHPYRQVKPEDSDYDLCMTRNCGHCLSGELLSNAQGTGLPDPVYRYSFPMNRDQQHYGVLVCRMGESGSLTPWQQQLLQSVADQIAMALSLQADEDNARRLSLAHERTVIARELHDSLAQALSYLKIQVTRLNRALTKDDKQTLEDVSKELQEGLSSAYRQLRELLTTFRLKVDGPGLLGALQTSVKQLSAQTEMTIELDYQLESLPLTPNEEIHLLQIVREATQNALHHSQGQRVDIQIERRQNKVSVVIDDDGVGIPENPEKLNHYGMAIMQERSKNLGGEVTIGNRTKGGTRVQFLFTPDCLRQASVFAREA; translated from the coding sequence ATGCGCACCCAATCCCTGGTTCTCAGTATCAAGCTCGCCCTCGCGGGCATCGTCGCTCTGGCCGCCCTGACCATGGCCGCGTCCTACTGGTTGTCCGACCGGGCCGACAGTGACGCCCACGCCATCAACCTGGCCGGCTCCCTGCGCATGCAAACCTACCACTTACTGGCGTTGGAAGAGAGCCCCGCCGCCAGTGCCGAGCGCCGCGAACAGGTCCTCGACCAACTGGAGAGCACCTGGAACCACCCCCTCTTTGAGCTGTTGCGTCACCGCAGCCCGGCGCTCGAACAGCGGCTGGAAACCACCGAAGCCCAGTGGCGACAGCTGCGCACGCAACTCAACAACCTGAACGCCGACGAGCGCATTGCCGCCACCGAGGCCCTGGTCGAGCAGATCGACGCCACGGTCGGTGAACTGCAACGTCACGCCGAAACCAATGCCTCGCTGCTGCGCCTGGTTCAGGTGATTGCCCTGTTTACCATTCTGGCGCTGGCCGCCGTGGTGGTGTACTGGCTTCACCTGCGGGTGGAGCAGCCCCTGGCCGAGCTGCTGGGGGTCACCCGCCGGGTCAGCCAGGGCGACTACGAGCACCGACTGGCGCCGCGTTATATGGATGAGCTGGGCGAAGTGGCCGAGTCGTTCAACCAGATGAGCCGCGCCATCGCCTACGCCCATGGGGAAATGGAAGCCCAGATTGCCCAACAGACCCGGGAGCTGCAGCGAAGCAATACGACGCTGGAGTTTCTGTACCAGACCGCTCAGGCGATCATCGAGCAGGAACCGGAGGGCATCGACTTTCAGCCGATCATCACCCGTGCCGCCGAGATCTCACAAGTGGACGATCTGGAGCTGTGCCTGATCACGCCCTCCGGCGACCATCCCTATCGACAGGTCAAGCCTGAAGACAGCGACTACGACCTGTGTATGACCCGCAACTGCGGCCACTGTCTGAGCGGCGAGCTGCTGAGCAATGCCCAGGGCACCGGGTTGCCGGACCCGGTCTATCGCTACAGTTTCCCCATGAACCGCGACCAGCAACACTACGGTGTGCTCGTCTGTCGTATGGGCGAAAGCGGCAGCCTCACACCCTGGCAGCAGCAATTACTGCAGTCGGTGGCGGATCAGATCGCCATGGCCCTGAGCCTGCAAGCGGACGAAGACAATGCGCGGCGTTTGTCCCTGGCCCACGAGCGCACGGTAATCGCCCGGGAACTGCACGACTCTCTGGCCCAGGCGCTGTCGTATCTGAAAATTCAGGTCACCCGCCTGAACCGCGCCCTGACCAAGGACGACAAGCAGACTCTGGAAGATGTCTCCAAAGAATTGCAGGAAGGGCTGAGCTCCGCCTACCGGCAACTGCGCGAACTGCTTACCACCTTCCGCCTGAAAGTGGACGGCCCCGGGCTGCTCGGAGCCCTGCAAACCAGTGTAAAACAGCTCAGCGCCCAGACCGAGATGACCATCGAGCTGGATTACCAACTGGAAAGCCTGCCGCTGACGCCAAACGAAGAAATCCACCTGCTGCAGATTGTGCGCGAGGCGACCCAGAATGCCTTGCATCATAGCCAAGGCCAGCGCGTCGATATCCAGATCGAGCGCCGGCAAAACAAAGTGTCGGTCGTGATTGACGACGACGGGGTGGGTATTCCGGAGAATCCGGAAAAGTTGAACCATTACGGGATGGCAATCATGCAAGAGCGCAGTAAGAATCTCGGCGGCGAGGTGACCATCGGCAACCGCACCAAGGGCGGCACCCGGGTCCAATTCCTGTTCACACCGGATTGCCTGCGCCAGGCGAGTGTGTTTGCCCGCGAAGCCTAA
- the chrA gene encoding chromate efflux transporter has product MPQADTPTTRPRGSAREVFLAFLKLGLTSFGGPVAHLGYFREELIKRRHWLSEQGYADLIALCQFLPGPASSQVGFALGMIRGGFIGALLAWVAFTLPSAALLFGFAYLADAFGGPLGQSAIDGLKLVAVAVVAHAVWGMARNLCPDRTRALIALGGIAAVVFIPTAFGQIGAITLGALAGLVWCRGLQRPEAGHIALPLSRRAGSAFLVAFFALLGGLPLAVALWPTHALDLFEAFYRSGALVFGGGHVVLPLLESRVVETGWVSTDAFLSGYGAAQAIPGPLFTFSAYLGAVDANLGGLLGASIALLGIFLPGMLLLLGVLPFWDQLRQKRFAFPLMAGANAAVVGILAAALYQPVWTSAVRTPTDFLIAAAGFVLLSVWKLSPLKVVAGTVLASFTLGLIH; this is encoded by the coding sequence GTGCCCCAGGCGGACACCCCCACCACACGCCCGCGAGGCTCTGCTCGTGAAGTCTTTCTGGCGTTCCTCAAGCTCGGGCTGACTTCCTTCGGAGGCCCCGTCGCCCACCTGGGTTACTTCCGCGAAGAACTCATCAAACGCCGGCACTGGCTGAGCGAACAGGGCTATGCCGACCTGATCGCGCTGTGCCAGTTCCTCCCTGGCCCGGCCAGCAGCCAAGTGGGTTTTGCCCTGGGCATGATACGCGGGGGGTTTATCGGCGCCCTGCTCGCCTGGGTCGCCTTTACCCTGCCCTCCGCCGCTCTGCTGTTCGGCTTCGCCTACCTGGCCGATGCCTTTGGCGGCCCCCTGGGGCAGAGCGCCATTGACGGTCTCAAGCTGGTGGCTGTCGCGGTGGTGGCCCACGCGGTCTGGGGCATGGCGCGCAACCTTTGCCCGGACCGGACTCGAGCGCTGATTGCTTTGGGCGGCATTGCGGCGGTGGTTTTTATCCCAACCGCATTTGGACAGATTGGCGCCATCACCCTCGGGGCGCTCGCCGGTTTGGTGTGGTGCCGAGGCCTCCAACGCCCAGAGGCTGGACATATAGCGCTGCCGTTGTCGCGCCGGGCCGGCAGCGCTTTTCTGGTGGCCTTCTTCGCCCTACTGGGTGGCCTACCGCTGGCGGTAGCGCTCTGGCCCACCCACGCGCTGGACCTGTTCGAAGCCTTCTATCGCTCCGGCGCTCTGGTCTTTGGCGGCGGCCATGTGGTGCTGCCCTTGCTCGAATCCCGGGTAGTGGAGACCGGCTGGGTCAGCACCGACGCCTTTCTTTCGGGGTACGGCGCCGCCCAGGCGATTCCGGGCCCATTGTTCACCTTCTCGGCCTACCTGGGTGCGGTGGATGCCAACCTAGGCGGCCTGCTCGGGGCCAGCATTGCGCTGCTGGGCATTTTCCTTCCCGGTATGCTTCTGCTACTGGGCGTACTGCCCTTCTGGGATCAACTGCGCCAAAAGCGCTTCGCCTTCCCCCTGATGGCTGGCGCCAATGCCGCCGTGGTGGGCATCCTGGCCGCCGCCCTCTACCAGCCGGTGTGGACCAGCGCCGTGCGCACGCCCACCGACTTTCTGATCGCCGCCGCAGGCTTTGTGTTGCTCTCGGTCTGGAAACTCTCGCCGCTGAAAGTGGTGGCGGGCACAGTGCTAGCAAGCTTTACCCTCGGACTAATCCATTGA
- a CDS encoding LysR family transcriptional regulator has translation MDTLRGIETFVKAVEAGSIAAAGRALGISPAAASQNIARLETQLNTRLLTRTTRRLALTDSGTTYYEKVRTVVRDVELAGQAVSALNAQPQGRLCIASSAALARHVLAPLIPGFTKRYPRIAVELVATDRSVDHVSESIDISIRIQQQLEEGLVARKLAVVPSKFCASPAYLERSGRPTEPEQLRDHDCLVFRYPVDGRFLRWGFIRNGERFDAEVHATLISDDIDVLARLAVAGGGITRLAAFVAEPYLARGELEELFVPQEGEEQSALIDPLDFYICVRDRYELTPKVRAFMDYVLTALPSQWRC, from the coding sequence ATGGATACCCTGCGCGGAATAGAAACTTTTGTGAAAGCGGTGGAGGCTGGGAGCATTGCGGCCGCCGGGCGTGCCCTGGGCATTAGCCCGGCCGCTGCGAGCCAGAACATAGCGCGACTGGAAACACAATTGAATACAAGACTACTGACCCGCACCACTCGCCGCCTGGCATTGACGGACAGCGGCACCACTTACTACGAAAAAGTCAGAACGGTGGTGCGAGACGTTGAGTTGGCGGGGCAAGCCGTTTCTGCGCTAAACGCACAGCCTCAGGGGCGACTGTGCATAGCCTCCTCAGCGGCCCTCGCTCGGCATGTGCTGGCTCCGCTCATTCCGGGGTTCACGAAGCGCTATCCGCGAATTGCCGTGGAGCTGGTAGCCACCGACCGCAGCGTTGATCACGTGAGTGAATCCATCGACATCAGTATTCGCATACAACAACAACTCGAGGAGGGGCTGGTGGCTCGGAAGCTCGCCGTAGTTCCGTCAAAGTTCTGCGCCTCGCCGGCCTATCTGGAAAGATCCGGTCGACCTACCGAACCGGAGCAGTTGCGAGATCATGATTGCCTGGTTTTCCGGTACCCCGTCGATGGCAGATTCCTGCGCTGGGGCTTCATTCGAAATGGCGAGCGGTTCGACGCTGAGGTTCACGCCACCCTCATTAGCGATGATATTGATGTGCTTGCCCGCCTGGCGGTCGCCGGCGGTGGGATCACAAGGCTGGCCGCGTTTGTTGCTGAACCGTATCTGGCTCGCGGAGAGTTGGAGGAGCTATTTGTCCCCCAGGAGGGAGAAGAGCAGTCGGCACTGATCGATCCGCTCGATTTTTACATTTGCGTGCGCGACCGCTACGAACTGACGCCCAAGGTCAGGGCGTTTATGGACTATGTGCTCACTGCGCTGCCATCACAATGGCGCTGCTAG
- a CDS encoding DUF2798 domain-containing protein, producing the protein MKYEYEPAKVNMKSDDSGIGQRLKLHPRFTVVAFSFYMASIMAFLMCLIITAANRGVGPDFFVQVFQAYKLAMPSAFLCVPLVRPVVAFLVKLTVQQVRL; encoded by the coding sequence ATGAAATACGAGTACGAACCAGCGAAGGTGAACATGAAATCCGACGATAGCGGTATCGGCCAAAGGTTAAAGCTGCACCCCCGGTTTACTGTCGTGGCATTCAGCTTTTATATGGCCAGCATCATGGCTTTTCTGATGTGTCTCATCATTACAGCAGCAAACCGGGGAGTCGGCCCGGACTTCTTCGTGCAGGTTTTTCAGGCCTACAAGCTCGCGATGCCGAGCGCTTTTTTATGCGTGCCGCTGGTGCGGCCAGTGGTGGCTTTTCTCGTGAAGCTGACGGTGCAGCAGGTTAGGCTATAG
- a CDS encoding LysR family transcriptional regulator, which produces MVDKSETLGGAIDDVRAFCAVVEFGTVSAAARQLEETKGSISRRLSRLETRLGATLLARTPRAVSPTEEGTAFYTKAREALRWMDDAVEGARQSQEVLSGHLRVTAPIDLGMDVLPRLVVKFRQLHPQISVELLITDSSLDLAANRVDLALRASVEGLPDMGYRASKIADFHIGLYAAPDYLAAHGGGPEAPSTLAEHALVVSREFPGAAHLPLTDKRGRSAQVVARPAIRTSDYASVLRLVLAGGGIGPIPSLVAKTSVASGALLPVLPEWSVSKGTLYAISLGGRGAPARVRVFREFVRTELADVP; this is translated from the coding sequence ATGGTTGATAAATCGGAAACCTTAGGGGGCGCCATCGACGATGTGCGAGCCTTTTGTGCCGTGGTCGAGTTCGGCACGGTATCGGCGGCGGCTCGGCAGCTGGAGGAAACCAAAGGAAGCATCAGCCGACGACTCTCGCGGCTGGAGACACGCCTGGGTGCAACGCTGCTGGCCCGCACCCCCCGGGCCGTCTCGCCGACCGAGGAGGGAACCGCTTTCTATACCAAGGCCCGGGAAGCGTTGCGGTGGATGGACGATGCCGTAGAGGGGGCGCGACAGTCGCAGGAGGTGCTCAGCGGGCACTTGCGCGTGACCGCCCCCATCGATCTGGGCATGGATGTCCTGCCCAGGCTGGTGGTGAAATTTCGCCAATTGCACCCACAGATTAGCGTCGAACTGTTGATTACCGACTCTTCCCTCGATCTGGCCGCCAATCGAGTGGACCTCGCACTGAGGGCCAGCGTCGAGGGCCTGCCGGATATGGGCTATCGGGCGTCGAAAATAGCGGATTTTCACATTGGCCTGTATGCCGCGCCGGACTACCTCGCGGCCCATGGAGGCGGCCCGGAGGCGCCTTCAACACTTGCCGAGCACGCTTTGGTGGTATCGCGGGAATTCCCAGGGGCAGCACACCTACCACTGACCGACAAACGGGGGCGGTCGGCCCAGGTCGTCGCTCGTCCCGCCATCCGTACCAGCGATTACGCCAGTGTGCTCCGGCTGGTGCTCGCCGGCGGAGGCATCGGGCCGATTCCAAGCCTGGTCGCAAAGACCTCCGTTGCGTCGGGCGCGCTGTTACCAGTACTCCCTGAGTGGAGTGTCTCCAAAGGCACCCTCTACGCGATCAGCCTCGGGGGACGCGGAGCCCCGGCGCGCGTACGCGTCTTCAGGGAGTTTGTGCGGACGGAGTTGGCCGACGTGCCTTAG
- a CDS encoding DoxX family protein, with product MMTATTDKRTTATPFVDKASALAYPLIRITTGLFLMPHGAQKLFGWFGGYGLSGTGAFFGETLGMQPGVLFALLAGLVEFFGGLALVLGLLTRPAAAAVAGLLAVALTVHWSNGFFWTNGGVEYPLMWLLLAIALLLRGGGEYSLDRHFGFRF from the coding sequence ATGATGACCGCTACCACCGATAAACGCACTACCGCAACACCCTTTGTCGATAAGGCCAGCGCTCTGGCCTACCCGCTGATACGCATAACGACTGGCCTGTTTCTCATGCCGCACGGCGCGCAGAAGCTCTTTGGTTGGTTCGGTGGCTACGGGCTATCCGGAACCGGCGCGTTTTTTGGTGAGACACTGGGCATGCAGCCGGGCGTCTTGTTCGCCCTCTTGGCCGGACTGGTCGAGTTCTTTGGTGGCCTGGCGCTGGTGCTCGGCCTGTTGACCCGCCCGGCGGCCGCCGCCGTTGCCGGTCTGCTGGCGGTGGCGCTCACTGTGCACTGGTCGAACGGCTTTTTCTGGACCAATGGGGGCGTCGAGTACCCGCTCATGTGGCTCCTGCTCGCGATAGCACTCCTGCTGCGCGGTGGTGGCGAATACTCACTGGACCGTCATTTCGGGTTTCGATTCTAG